A part of Desulfuromonadaceae bacterium genomic DNA contains:
- the nudC gene encoding NAD(+) diphosphatase has protein sequence MLPHDYTSAVHLPFNAAALHKRLDFQTPDRDPGGAGSLLLLQGSSLLLNPAAQLFDSTVVTDTLGSPPLYIGQWDGRPCRVARSLEATPPHGAIIAALLSPEPQLPIDLLSLGALGRQILLWERHSRFCGKCGKATRRIDGHWGVYCSVCNFERFPDLHPCVIVLIRRADELLLVRKAEWQTGRYGLVAGFLDLGECLEEAVAREVAEETGIRVENIHYVGSQAWPFPSQLMTGFRADYAGGEVCTQDDELEEARWFALDKLPTLPPKRSIARYLIDREVERRCADRDC, from the coding sequence ATGCTGCCACACGATTACACCAGCGCGGTGCATCTGCCGTTCAACGCCGCTGCGTTGCATAAACGCCTCGATTTTCAAACGCCTGATCGCGATCCCGGCGGGGCCGGGTCGCTGCTGCTGCTGCAAGGCAGCTCCCTGTTGCTGAATCCTGCTGCGCAATTATTTGATTCCACGGTTGTGACTGACACCCTGGGTTCCCCGCCGCTCTATATCGGCCAGTGGGACGGTCGCCCCTGCCGCGTTGCACGTTCGTTGGAGGCAACTCCTCCCCACGGGGCGATCATCGCGGCATTGCTCTCCCCCGAACCACAGTTGCCGATCGATCTGCTGAGTCTTGGTGCGCTTGGCCGTCAGATTCTGCTTTGGGAACGACACAGCCGCTTTTGTGGCAAGTGCGGCAAGGCCACCCGCCGCATAGACGGTCACTGGGGCGTGTATTGCAGTGTCTGTAATTTTGAACGTTTTCCCGACCTTCATCCGTGTGTCATTGTCCTTATTCGCCGTGCTGACGAACTGCTGCTGGTGCGCAAAGCAGAATGGCAGACGGGGCGCTACGGACTGGTCGCCGGGTTCCTTGATTTAGGTGAATGCCTCGAAGAGGCTGTCGCTCGCGAGGTGGCGGAGGAGACGGGGATCCGGGTCGAAAATATTCACTACGTCGGCAGCCAGGCGTGGCCTTTTCCAAGTCAGTTGATGACCGGGTTCCGTGCCGACTATGCGGGGGGAGAAGTATGTACTCAGGATGACGAACTGGAGGAGGCGCGCTGGTTTGCGCTCGACAAACTGCCTACTCTGCCACCGAAACGGAGTATCGCCCGTTATCTGATTGACCGTGAGGTGGAGCGACGTTGCGCGGATCGCGACTGCTGA
- a CDS encoding 16S rRNA (uracil(1498)-N(3))-methyltransferase, producing MRRFFVPADQLTRDRVHLPADIAHHISRVLRLKAGTEIALLDGRGTLCRCLLETTAGQHVTATIQERHTSSETALPIDLYQGLPKADKMELILQKGTELGIRQFVPLISERVIDRKAAERGEKRLERWRLIVREAARQSHRLFLPEVVAPLPLSRVLADCTAELKLLLWEDASQPLATALPSPPPRSVALLIGPEGGFSAAEAGAARQAGFIPVGCGPRILRTETAGFTVATILQYLYGDLQQLPKVEGDLSS from the coding sequence GTGCGCCGCTTTTTCGTCCCCGCCGACCAGCTGACCCGCGACCGGGTTCACCTCCCTGCAGACATCGCTCATCACATCAGCCGCGTCCTGCGCCTCAAGGCGGGGACCGAAATTGCCCTGCTCGACGGTCGGGGCACACTGTGTCGTTGCCTGCTCGAAACCACCGCTGGGCAGCATGTCACTGCGACAATCCAGGAACGTCACACCAGCAGCGAAACGGCGCTGCCGATCGATCTCTATCAGGGGCTACCGAAAGCCGATAAAATGGAGCTGATCCTGCAAAAAGGTACCGAGCTGGGCATCCGGCAGTTTGTCCCGTTGATCAGTGAGCGGGTGATTGATCGCAAGGCCGCTGAGCGCGGTGAAAAACGGCTGGAGCGTTGGCGCTTGATTGTTCGCGAAGCGGCGCGTCAATCACACCGCCTGTTTCTCCCCGAAGTTGTCGCGCCGTTGCCCCTCTCCCGGGTCCTCGCCGACTGCACTGCCGAGCTGAAACTCTTGCTGTGGGAAGATGCCTCGCAACCACTCGCTACCGCACTCCCCTCCCCCCCCCCGCGCAGCGTCGCGCTTTTGATCGGGCCCGAAGGCGGTTTCAGTGCGGCAGAGGCCGGCGCTGCCCGGCAGGCGGGGTTTATCCCGGTCGGTTGCGGGCCACGCATCCTGCGCACCGAAACCGCCGGATTCACCGTCGCCACGATCCTCCAGTATCTCTACGGTGATTTGCAGCAACTCCCTAAAGTGGAAGGGGATTTATCGTCCTGA
- the prmA gene encoding 50S ribosomal protein L11 methyltransferase, giving the protein MNNDWLEIHLPVPNDAIDPLCAVLNELGSTGVTVEERELDTFVPPDPDEQVTTTQQLKAYFSATTDVDALLDSINRALRTLSGEFPELAMTPPRVERLQPLDWAENWKQNFFTFHIGDRLVVKPSWEDHHATRDETVINIDPGMAFGTGTHATTRLCLEALVTFIDTHPRPRVLDVGTGSGILAIAAAALGAQHVVACDIDPGACHVASENACLNQVAERIEITATPLENLPGGFDLILANILAEENIRLLPEFLDRLNPQGVLVLSGILIEKEPQVCAAFHDHGLSAPIIRHEDEWSCIQFRRER; this is encoded by the coding sequence ATGAATAATGACTGGCTCGAAATCCATCTCCCTGTCCCCAATGACGCCATCGACCCGCTCTGTGCCGTGCTCAATGAGCTTGGCAGTACCGGTGTTACTGTTGAAGAACGCGAACTCGATACCTTCGTGCCACCGGACCCCGATGAACAGGTCACGACGACGCAACAGCTGAAGGCCTATTTCTCAGCGACAACCGACGTTGATGCGCTGCTTGACAGCATTAACCGGGCGTTACGTACTTTGTCCGGAGAATTTCCGGAACTGGCGATGACACCTCCCCGGGTCGAACGTCTTCAGCCGCTCGACTGGGCCGAAAACTGGAAACAGAATTTCTTCACTTTTCACATCGGTGACCGCCTGGTGGTCAAACCCTCCTGGGAAGATCACCACGCCACACGCGACGAAACGGTCATCAATATCGACCCCGGCATGGCTTTCGGCACCGGCACCCACGCCACCACCCGACTCTGCCTCGAAGCACTGGTCACGTTTATTGACACTCACCCCAGGCCCCGTGTCCTTGATGTTGGCACCGGCTCCGGAATCCTCGCCATCGCGGCTGCGGCGCTCGGTGCGCAACACGTTGTGGCCTGCGACATTGATCCCGGTGCGTGCCACGTCGCCAGTGAAAATGCTTGCCTTAACCAGGTTGCGGAGCGCATCGAAATTACCGCGACGCCGCTGGAAAATCTTCCCGGCGGATTCGATCTGATTCTGGCCAACATTCTCGCCGAGGAAAATATCCGCCTGCTCCCGGAATTTCTCGACCGCCTGAACCCGCAAGGGGTGCTGGTCCTCTCGGGGATTCTCATTGAGAAAGAACCACAGGTCTGTGCGGCGTTTCATGATCACGGATTGAGCGCCCCGATCATCCGTCATGAAGATGAATGGTCCTGCATTCAGTTCCGCCGGGAACGATGA
- a CDS encoding kinase/pyrophosphorylase — protein MASARQVFLLSDATGETAEKIAMAALTQFSAEAVRLRRISNVRDKNQVYEALDEALQERGLVIYTIVNRELAKLVHDECDALSLSSLDLLTPLLIRLTEFFGYSPRETPGLLHGVGEAYFRRIEAVEFTVKHDDGQETRGIHKADIVLTGISRTSKTPISVYLAHRGWRVANVPLVTGIAPPPELLEVDPQRVAALTIDAQRLVELRAARLRNLGQDPRSAYADYEEIEQELRQARALFRRQKWVIINVTGKAVEETANEVLEKLKLK, from the coding sequence ATGGCGAGCGCGCGGCAGGTTTTTTTATTATCAGATGCAACCGGAGAAACGGCTGAAAAGATCGCCATGGCTGCGCTGACCCAGTTTTCAGCCGAAGCGGTTCGGTTGCGCAGAATCAGCAATGTGCGCGACAAAAACCAGGTTTATGAGGCGCTTGATGAGGCGCTTCAGGAACGCGGACTGGTCATATACACGATTGTCAATCGCGAACTCGCGAAGTTGGTGCATGACGAATGTGATGCTCTCAGCCTGTCAAGCCTTGATCTGCTCACCCCTTTACTGATCAGGCTGACAGAGTTTTTTGGTTATTCACCGCGCGAAACGCCGGGATTGTTGCACGGCGTCGGTGAGGCTTATTTCCGGCGCATAGAAGCTGTTGAGTTTACCGTCAAACATGACGACGGTCAGGAGACCCGCGGCATACACAAGGCGGACATCGTCCTGACCGGCATCTCCCGAACCAGCAAAACCCCGATATCGGTCTATCTCGCACACCGGGGATGGCGCGTTGCCAATGTTCCGCTGGTTACGGGGATCGCCCCGCCGCCCGAATTACTTGAGGTCGATCCGCAGCGCGTGGCGGCATTGACGATCGACGCGCAGCGTCTGGTTGAATTACGCGCGGCACGACTGCGGAATCTTGGGCAGGATCCGCGTTCGGCTTACGCTGATTATGAGGAAATTGAACAGGAATTGCGTCAGGCGCGGGCGCTGTTCCGGCGTCAGAAATGGGTGATAATTAACGTCACGGGCAAGGCGGTCGAGGAGACTGCCAATGAAGTGCTGGAAAAGCTTAAACTTAAATAG
- a CDS encoding response regulator transcription factor — MRILVVEDEKKVASFIKRGMEEEEFSVDLAYDGEEGLDLAEANPYNLIIMDLMLPKMGGLDVIRQLRKKEINVPVLCLTAKDTVDDIVAGLDSGSDDYLTKPFAFAELLARVRALLRRGSQDRGAEIVFADLRLDPVTHRVWRGDKEIDLTAKEYGLLEYFMRNPNQILTRTMIAEHVWDYTFDSFTNIIDVYVNYLRKKVDRDFSLKLIHTARGMGYILKEG, encoded by the coding sequence ATGCGTATACTTGTTGTCGAAGATGAAAAAAAGGTCGCCAGTTTTATCAAACGGGGGATGGAAGAAGAGGAATTCAGCGTTGACCTGGCCTATGATGGCGAGGAGGGTCTCGACCTTGCTGAAGCGAATCCCTACAACCTGATCATCATGGACCTGATGTTGCCGAAAATGGGCGGTCTCGACGTCATTCGTCAGTTACGCAAAAAAGAGATCAATGTTCCGGTTTTGTGTTTGACCGCTAAAGACACCGTTGACGATATTGTTGCCGGGCTTGATTCGGGCAGCGACGATTATCTCACCAAGCCGTTTGCTTTTGCCGAGTTGCTGGCCCGGGTGCGGGCGTTGTTGCGTCGTGGCAGTCAGGACCGTGGGGCCGAAATCGTCTTTGCTGATCTGCGCCTCGATCCGGTGACCCACCGCGTCTGGCGGGGAGACAAGGAGATTGATCTGACCGCCAAGGAGTACGGTCTGCTGGAATATTTCATGCGCAACCCCAACCAGATTCTGACGCGGACGATGATCGCAGAGCACGTCTGGGATTATACGTTTGACTCCTTTACCAATATCATTGATGTCTATGTCAACTATCTGCGGAAAAAAGTTGACCGTGATTTCAGCCTCAAGCTGATCCATACTGCTCGCGGCATGGGTTATATCCTCAAGGAGGGATAG
- a CDS encoding heavy metal sensor histidine kinase: MFRRSIRFRLTLWYAFTLAVVLAASGLFWDIYFSRELREHHDTRLHLVAEDIANLYFEDGRGARLPLDNADPERCSRLEEYVRLHNWGELVQILNRDGSVTCASINLRKYRLPLSKQALLAAKNGQPYFEMASSESEIPLRLLTYPVLEKGQIVSLIQVAISLSEVNRAVHHLRLVLLTFSPLVLLGLSFGGWFLAGRALSPILRIAREAGHIDAENLTRRLPEGESNDELGQMVRSFNLMLGRLEESFQKIKQFSGDASHELRTPLTILKGETEVALRWAKSPDEYRNVLESNIEEINRMERILEDLLLLAKSEAGELPLQNAELSLSDLLQELYLQANLLGESRRIKVLLHLAVDGEVRIIGDELRLRQMFLNLIINGIKYTPEGGRVDIGLGLDDSNAVVSIKDNGIGIDKNHLPHIYDRFYRVDAARNREDGGTGLGLAIVRWVVDAHDGVINVVSKPGAGTIFTVTLPIGGNAAYRQRQEN; encoded by the coding sequence TTGTTTCGTCGCTCTATCCGTTTCCGGCTGACCCTCTGGTATGCCTTCACCCTGGCCGTCGTTCTGGCGGCCAGTGGTCTTTTCTGGGACATCTATTTCTCTCGTGAATTGCGCGAGCATCATGACACCCGCCTTCATCTGGTTGCCGAGGATATCGCAAATCTTTACTTTGAAGACGGTCGTGGCGCACGATTGCCCCTCGATAATGCCGATCCCGAACGTTGTAGCCGTCTTGAAGAATACGTTCGTCTGCATAATTGGGGGGAATTGGTGCAGATCCTCAATCGTGACGGGTCGGTTACCTGTGCGTCGATTAATTTGCGAAAATATCGCTTGCCGCTGAGCAAGCAGGCTCTGCTTGCGGCAAAAAACGGGCAACCTTATTTTGAAATGGCCAGCTCTGAATCCGAAATTCCGTTGCGCTTGCTGACCTACCCGGTGCTGGAGAAAGGACAGATTGTCAGCCTGATCCAGGTCGCGATCAGCCTTTCAGAAGTGAACCGGGCCGTTCACCACCTGCGGCTGGTGCTCTTGACCTTCAGCCCGCTGGTGTTGCTTGGGTTGAGCTTCGGCGGGTGGTTTTTGGCCGGACGCGCCTTGTCGCCGATCCTGCGGATCGCCCGCGAGGCAGGACATATCGACGCCGAAAATCTAACCAGACGTCTCCCTGAAGGGGAATCGAACGACGAGTTGGGGCAGATGGTGAGGTCTTTCAATTTGATGTTGGGACGTCTTGAAGAGTCTTTTCAAAAAATCAAGCAATTTTCCGGCGATGCTTCGCACGAGTTGCGGACGCCGCTGACCATTTTAAAAGGGGAAACCGAGGTCGCCTTGCGCTGGGCGAAGAGCCCTGACGAATATCGCAATGTGCTTGAATCGAATATTGAGGAAATTAACCGCATGGAGCGGATTCTCGAAGATCTCCTGTTGCTGGCAAAGAGTGAGGCCGGGGAATTGCCGTTACAGAACGCCGAACTCAGTCTCAGCGACCTGTTGCAGGAACTCTACCTCCAGGCGAATTTGCTCGGGGAGTCGCGGCGAATCAAAGTGCTGCTGCATCTGGCTGTTGACGGTGAAGTGCGGATCATCGGTGATGAATTGCGTTTACGGCAAATGTTTTTGAACCTTATTATTAACGGAATCAAATATACCCCCGAGGGAGGGCGGGTCGATATTGGTCTGGGGCTGGACGACAGCAACGCTGTTGTCAGCATCAAGGATAACGGGATCGGCATCGACAAAAACCACCTGCCACACATTTATGATCGTTTTTACCGGGTGGACGCCGCCCGTAATCGGGAAGACGGTGGCACCGGTCTGGGGCTGGCTATTGTCCGCTGGGTTGTTGATGCGCATGACGGGGTCATTAATGTTGTATCGAAGCCCGGTGCCGGGACGATTTTTACTGTAACGCTGCCGATTGGCGGCAATGCAGCGTATCGCCAGCGGCAAGAAAATTAA
- the serA gene encoding phosphoglycerate dehydrogenase, whose product MFSPEGLRVFEAAEGIDLDYRPELTAQELCVAVADAEALVVRGGTQVDAAVIEAASQLKVIARAGIGVDNVDMAAANRRGAVVMNTPFGSTTTTAEHTLAMLLALARQIPAASNATKSGRWEKNRFIGVEVAGKTLGIVGAGKIGRLVVERALALKMKVLVYDPHLFEKVVRQMGAEQVEFDELLARSDFLSLHIPLNAETANLLDAETLNKVKPGCRIINCAIGGLIDEQALAAAIRCGHIAGAALDVFAQEPPATDNSLLALENVICTPHLRASTVDAQINVTVQAAEQVVEFLTRGVIVNALNVPSVPTDLLEKLRPYVELCERLGTFEAQACGKGIQRVEIEFAGQVTEHPLEPLTMALLKGLLTPMLGSAVNFVNAHHLARERGIRVAETRSDMSEGYASLIRLTVYGTEGSSAVWGALFRENDYRIVQVDGYPVEAAPDGHILMLRNDDRPGVVAYVSRLLSEAQVNIAMMNLSRRKIQGKAVSLINVDSPIPETVLEQLRAHEYIRSATQIIC is encoded by the coding sequence ATGTTTTCGCCGGAAGGTCTGCGGGTCTTCGAGGCGGCCGAGGGCATTGATCTCGATTATCGCCCGGAGCTTACCGCGCAGGAGCTGTGCGTTGCTGTTGCCGACGCTGAGGCTCTGGTCGTCCGGGGTGGAACTCAGGTTGACGCTGCTGTCATTGAGGCGGCATCACAGCTGAAAGTCATTGCCCGCGCGGGGATCGGCGTTGATAACGTGGATATGGCCGCGGCCAACCGGCGGGGGGCGGTTGTCATGAATACTCCGTTCGGCAGCACGACGACGACGGCGGAACATACCCTGGCCATGCTCCTGGCGCTGGCCCGGCAGATTCCTGCGGCGAGCAACGCCACCAAGAGTGGCCGGTGGGAAAAAAATCGTTTCATCGGGGTCGAGGTGGCAGGGAAAACCCTGGGGATCGTCGGTGCCGGAAAGATCGGGCGACTGGTCGTGGAACGTGCGCTGGCCCTCAAGATGAAAGTCCTGGTCTATGATCCGCACCTGTTTGAAAAGGTCGTTCGACAGATGGGGGCCGAGCAGGTCGAGTTCGATGAACTCCTTGCGCGCAGCGATTTTCTCAGCCTGCATATTCCGCTTAACGCCGAGACGGCCAATCTGCTTGATGCCGAAACCCTGAACAAGGTCAAACCCGGCTGCCGGATCATCAATTGCGCGATCGGCGGGTTGATCGACGAGCAAGCCCTGGCCGCGGCAATTCGTTGCGGACACATTGCCGGGGCGGCGCTTGACGTTTTTGCCCAGGAGCCTCCGGCAACGGACAATTCGCTACTGGCGCTGGAGAACGTGATTTGCACGCCGCATCTGCGGGCATCGACTGTCGATGCCCAGATTAACGTGACCGTACAGGCGGCCGAACAGGTTGTTGAGTTTTTGACCCGGGGGGTGATTGTTAACGCGTTAAACGTACCTTCCGTGCCGACCGATCTGCTGGAAAAACTGCGTCCCTACGTCGAGTTGTGCGAACGTCTCGGCACATTTGAGGCGCAGGCTTGTGGCAAAGGGATACAACGGGTTGAAATTGAGTTTGCCGGACAGGTGACAGAGCATCCCCTTGAACCGCTGACGATGGCGTTACTGAAAGGGCTGCTGACGCCGATGCTCGGCTCGGCGGTCAACTTTGTCAATGCCCACCATCTGGCGCGGGAACGTGGCATTCGGGTGGCTGAAACACGCAGCGATATGTCCGAAGGTTATGCCAGCCTGATCCGCTTGACGGTTTACGGGACGGAGGGAAGTTCCGCGGTGTGGGGAGCACTCTTTCGTGAAAACGATTACCGGATCGTCCAGGTCGACGGTTATCCGGTCGAAGCCGCACCGGATGGGCACATTTTGATGTTGCGCAACGATGATCGTCCAGGGGTGGTTGCCTATGTCAGCCGTCTATTGAGTGAAGCTCAGGTCAATATTGCCATGATGAACCTTTCCCGACGCAAGATTCAGGGCAAGGCGGTCTCGTTGATCAACGTTGACAGTCCGATCCCTGAAACGGTGCTTGAACAGTTGCGTGCCCATGAATATATTCGGAGCGCGACCCAGATAATTTGCTGA